From the genome of Halomonas sp. MCCC 1A13316, one region includes:
- the rlmH gene encoding 23S rRNA (pseudouridine(1915)-N(3))-methyltransferase RlmH: MRIRLLAVGTRMPGWVSEGVEEYRKRLPRDFALEVEEIAPGQRGKNSDTARAVALEAKRIRERLRGDELTVALEVDGKNWSTERLAREAETWRHEGRDVVLLVGGPDGLAPELSATADRRWSLSPLTLPHPLVRVIVAEQLYRAWTLMVGHPYHR; this comes from the coding sequence ATGAGGATCCGCCTGCTGGCGGTCGGCACACGAATGCCTGGCTGGGTCAGTGAAGGTGTCGAGGAGTATCGTAAGCGTCTGCCACGCGATTTTGCCTTGGAAGTCGAGGAAATCGCTCCCGGTCAGCGTGGCAAGAACTCCGACACGGCCAGAGCCGTGGCGCTCGAGGCCAAGCGAATTCGCGAGCGGCTGCGCGGTGATGAACTCACGGTCGCACTTGAGGTCGATGGAAAGAACTGGAGCACCGAGCGACTGGCCCGGGAGGCCGAAACCTGGCGCCATGAGGGACGCGATGTGGTGTTACTGGTCGGTGGGCCGGACGGACTGGCCCCGGAACTCTCGGCGACGGCCGACCGGCGCTGGTCGCTGTCGCCGCTGACCCTCCCGCATCCGCTGGTCAGGGTGATTGTGGCCGAACAACTCTACCGCGCCTGGACCCTGATGGTAGGGCACCCCTACCACCGCTGA
- the rsfS gene encoding ribosome silencing factor, producing the protein MQNDSLKTLVVEALDDLKAKDVAQLDVSRLTSVTDLMIVASGTSTRHVAALAEHVVHQAKASGIQPLGVEGQVGSDWVLVDLGDLVVHVMLPETRQLYDLERLWADLPSDSEQQQEHGGA; encoded by the coding sequence ATGCAGAACGATTCGCTCAAGACTCTGGTGGTAGAGGCGTTGGATGACCTGAAGGCCAAGGACGTTGCGCAGCTGGACGTATCCCGGCTGACCAGTGTTACCGACCTGATGATCGTGGCCAGCGGTACCTCCACGCGTCACGTTGCCGCGCTTGCGGAGCACGTGGTCCATCAGGCCAAGGCCAGCGGTATCCAGCCGCTGGGGGTGGAGGGGCAGGTCGGGTCCGACTGGGTCCTGGTGGACCTGGGCGATCTGGTCGTCCATGTCATGCTCCCCGAGACCCGCCAGTTATATGATCTGGAGCGGCTGTGGGCCGACTTGCCGAGCGATTCGGAGCAGCAGCAGGAACACGGTGGCGCATGA
- the nadD gene encoding nicotinate-nucleotide adenylyltransferase → MLGGTFDPVHLGHLRSAVELLEVLQLDRVHMVPAKAPPLRDTPQVTPEERLTLLRLGIGDTPGLVADPRELERDGPSYSTDTLASLRSEYGSQARLVMALGHDAFLRLADWHSPQRIFELAHLVVIERPGCEAPLSTALAELIEGREVYSPGALMRRPAGSLLRLALPTRLAISATEVRQRLASNMSVRFLLPEAVEERIHDNLLYRRR, encoded by the coding sequence ATGCTGGGTGGTACCTTCGATCCCGTGCACCTGGGTCACCTGCGCAGTGCCGTGGAGCTGCTCGAAGTCCTGCAGTTGGATCGGGTGCACATGGTGCCGGCCAAGGCGCCGCCCCTGCGTGACACACCCCAGGTTACGCCTGAGGAGCGCCTGACGCTGCTGCGGCTGGGAATCGGCGACACCCCGGGGCTGGTCGCCGACCCTCGAGAACTCGAGCGCGACGGACCGTCGTACAGCACCGATACCCTGGCCAGCCTGCGCAGCGAATATGGCAGTCAGGCAAGGCTCGTCATGGCGCTGGGTCATGACGCCTTCCTGCGCCTGGCAGACTGGCACTCACCGCAGCGCATCTTCGAGCTGGCCCACTTGGTAGTGATAGAGCGTCCCGGCTGCGAAGCGCCGTTGTCGACCGCTTTGGCCGAGCTGATCGAGGGGCGCGAAGTCTACAGTCCCGGCGCATTGATGCGGCGCCCCGCTGGCAGCCTGCTGCGCCTTGCGCTGCCCACGCGCTTGGCAATTTCTGCGACCGAGGTTCGTCAGCGTCTCGCGTCGAATATGAGCGTCCGCTTTCTGCTACCAGAAGCCGTCGAGGAGAGAATTCACGACAACTTGCTTTATCGACGTCGTTGA
- a CDS encoding glutamate-5-semialdehyde dehydrogenase: protein MSAHASQTECTEAAVGDVVAYMTRLGQAARTAATHMRRAVTGDKNRALLAMAEQLQHRRSDVLAANAEDIARGRDNGLEPALLDRLALDEGRIDAMVEGLRQVAALPDPVGEIEGLRYRPSGIQVGQMRVPLGVIGIIYESRPNVTLEAASLCLKSGNASILRGGSEARDSNAAIAVCIREGLRLAGLPEDAVQVVATTDRAAVGQLIAMPEYVDVIIPRGGKSLIERISREARVPVIKHLDGVCHVYIDATADPEKALAIAVNAKTQRYGTCNTMETLLIDAPAAAALLPRLANAYAEHGVELRGCDRTRAILADIATASDDDWHAEYLAPILAVRIVDGIDIAIEHIERYGSHHTDAIVTEDYGLARRFMAEVDSSSVIVNASTRFADGFEYGLGAEIGISTDKLHARGPVGLEGLTTRKYVVLGDGQVRR from the coding sequence ATGTCCGCTCACGCTTCCCAAACCGAATGCACCGAAGCCGCAGTAGGTGATGTCGTCGCCTACATGACTCGCCTTGGCCAGGCGGCGCGTACCGCGGCCACCCACATGCGTCGTGCCGTCACGGGCGACAAGAATCGCGCCCTGCTGGCCATGGCCGAGCAGCTCCAGCATCGCCGCAGCGACGTGTTGGCCGCCAACGCCGAGGACATTGCACGCGGGCGTGACAACGGTCTGGAGCCTGCGCTGTTGGACCGCCTGGCACTGGATGAGGGTCGCATCGATGCCATGGTGGAAGGGTTGCGGCAGGTGGCGGCATTGCCCGACCCCGTCGGAGAGATCGAAGGGTTGCGCTACCGCCCCAGCGGTATTCAGGTGGGCCAGATGCGGGTGCCGCTCGGCGTGATCGGGATCATCTACGAATCGCGGCCCAATGTGACGCTGGAAGCCGCCAGCCTGTGCCTGAAGTCGGGCAACGCCAGCATTTTACGCGGAGGCTCCGAGGCGCGCGATTCCAACGCCGCGATTGCCGTCTGCATTCGCGAAGGGCTACGTTTGGCCGGGCTGCCGGAGGACGCCGTACAGGTGGTGGCGACCACCGATCGTGCGGCGGTAGGGCAGTTGATTGCCATGCCGGAGTATGTCGACGTCATCATTCCCCGTGGCGGCAAGTCGCTGATCGAGCGTATCTCGCGCGAAGCGCGGGTGCCGGTGATCAAGCACCTGGATGGGGTGTGCCATGTCTATATCGACGCCACGGCGGATCCCGAGAAGGCCTTGGCGATAGCCGTCAATGCCAAGACGCAACGCTACGGTACCTGCAATACCATGGAGACGCTGCTCATCGATGCGCCCGCCGCCGCAGCGTTGTTGCCGCGGTTGGCCAATGCCTATGCCGAGCACGGCGTCGAGCTGCGTGGCTGCGATCGTACTCGGGCGATTCTGGCCGATATTGCCACCGCGAGCGACGATGACTGGCATGCCGAATATCTGGCGCCGATCCTGGCGGTTCGCATAGTCGACGGTATCGATATCGCCATTGAACACATCGAGCGCTATGGCTCGCACCACACCGATGCCATCGTCACCGAGGATTACGGACTGGCGCGTCGCTTCATGGCCGAGGTCGATTCCAGTTCGGTGATCGTCAATGCCTCGACCCGTTTCGCCGACGGCTTCGAGTATGGACTGGGGGCCGAAATCGGCATTTCCACCGACAAGTTGCATGCCCGCGGACCGGTGGGGCTCGAGGGCTTGACCACGCGCAAGTACGTGGTGCTCGGCGACGGCCAGGTTCGCCGGTGA
- a CDS encoding diguanylate cyclase domain-containing protein has translation MADDNRTHMTRIVIAYAIATLLLGGYSIWRYLMGDYNHILLPASLALVMLVACLMCIASASQARLSAYLALIVGYLMLALELPWLDEAGIMWLGFAPLLTVLLLPLASAMLLNLLLAPVWLLLSDMQLDVHLALSYVAMALVAALVPWEQRRQQALLDATNPRDPNCNALAREAMHELLASEYKRTQFLGQPFAVLTLHLPQLEMASEQFGSRARQALLDALCLVVNRFSRRHDFLGRQSACTFWLVLPDTSQSGVQMVQQRVGQALETTVLVDTGPLQVKIAHCQRLPGESWPRFEQRLLTMTRQLSNN, from the coding sequence ATGGCTGACGACAACCGCACCCATATGACGCGTATCGTCATTGCCTATGCGATTGCCACCCTCTTGCTGGGCGGCTATTCGATCTGGCGTTATCTGATGGGCGATTACAACCACATTCTGCTGCCTGCCTCTCTTGCCCTGGTCATGCTGGTGGCCTGCCTGATGTGCATCGCCAGCGCCAGTCAGGCCCGGCTGTCGGCCTATCTGGCGTTGATCGTCGGCTACCTGATGCTGGCTCTGGAACTGCCATGGCTGGACGAGGCGGGAATCATGTGGCTAGGGTTCGCCCCCTTGCTCACGGTTCTACTGCTACCCCTCGCCTCCGCCATGCTGCTCAATCTTCTGCTGGCTCCGGTCTGGCTCCTGCTCAGCGACATGCAGTTGGATGTCCACCTGGCACTGAGTTATGTCGCCATGGCCCTGGTGGCTGCTCTGGTTCCTTGGGAGCAGCGCCGCCAACAGGCGCTGCTGGACGCCACCAACCCCCGCGACCCTAACTGTAACGCCCTGGCTCGCGAGGCCATGCATGAGTTGCTGGCCAGCGAGTACAAGCGCACCCAGTTCCTCGGCCAGCCCTTTGCCGTACTTACGCTTCACCTGCCGCAGTTGGAAATGGCCAGTGAACAGTTCGGCAGCCGGGCGCGCCAGGCCCTGCTCGATGCGCTTTGTCTGGTCGTCAATCGCTTTTCACGACGCCACGACTTCCTCGGCCGGCAGAGTGCCTGCACTTTCTGGCTGGTACTGCCGGATACCAGCCAGAGCGGTGTCCAGATGGTGCAGCAACGCGTCGGTCAGGCGCTTGAAACCACGGTACTGGTGGATACCGGGCCGCTTCAGGTGAAAATCGCCCATTGCCAGCGCCTTCCAGGGGAAAGCTGGCCGCGCTTTGAGCAGCGCCTGCTGACCATGACGCGACAACTCAGTAACAACTGA
- a CDS encoding bifunctional DedA family/phosphatase PAP2 family protein, giving the protein MSLTETLLQLAPSPEILLFVVGAIALFESLALVGLLLPGVVLMTAAASLAGHQDMSVTSLLLAAFSGAILGDGLSFTLGYTQRERVTRLWPLSRHPEWLARGARFFQRYGSLSVFFGRFVGPVRPVIPLIAGMLHMSPRAFLWANLASAALWAPAYVLPGYLLGQTWQQLLTIPAGLEALLITLAVIVVVLVVTFSWLRHQVSRSGRVYRMLARGARRHPLLRRIWLKRSWQGEIPLASWLLLIFSLGGLSGLTIAVIRQRGPFPIDLQVYAFFDSLVVPMLPEAGQLLARVGDIIGILALFLPWGAWLLARRHLAALTHVAAGLGGLAVLNILGKALIGRPRPDTPDYLLGSLAYPSAHASSAVVLYGLAAAFIAQELPSQRRFWAYWLAIALTLPMALSRLVVGVHWLTDLIGGGLLGLVVCALVRLVWQRRPHAPLSPCPWPWLSVASLVLLSARVALLPAV; this is encoded by the coding sequence TTGAGCCTGACCGAAACCCTGCTGCAACTCGCCCCTTCTCCCGAAATACTGCTGTTCGTCGTGGGCGCCATCGCTTTGTTCGAGTCGCTGGCCTTGGTCGGTCTGCTGCTACCCGGCGTGGTTCTGATGACGGCAGCGGCCTCGCTGGCCGGCCACCAGGACATGTCCGTGACCTCGCTGCTGCTGGCGGCCTTCAGCGGTGCCATACTCGGCGACGGGCTCAGCTTTACCCTGGGCTATACCCAGCGGGAGCGGGTCACTCGGCTGTGGCCACTGTCACGCCATCCGGAATGGCTGGCGCGAGGTGCTCGCTTCTTTCAACGCTACGGTAGCCTGTCGGTATTCTTCGGGCGCTTCGTTGGCCCGGTGCGTCCCGTGATCCCGCTGATTGCCGGCATGCTGCATATGTCACCACGTGCCTTCCTGTGGGCCAATCTGGCCTCGGCGGCCCTGTGGGCACCAGCCTATGTACTGCCAGGGTACCTACTCGGGCAGACCTGGCAGCAATTGTTAACGATCCCGGCGGGGCTGGAGGCGTTGCTGATCACGCTGGCTGTAATCGTCGTGGTGCTGGTAGTGACCTTCTCGTGGCTGCGTCATCAGGTGAGCCGTTCCGGGCGCGTTTACCGAATGCTGGCGCGCGGCGCAAGACGCCATCCCCTGCTGCGCCGGATCTGGCTCAAACGGAGCTGGCAGGGCGAGATACCCCTGGCCAGTTGGCTGCTGCTGATCTTCTCGCTCGGCGGGCTTTCAGGCCTGACCATTGCGGTCATTCGCCAGCGCGGCCCCTTCCCTATCGACCTGCAAGTGTACGCTTTCTTCGACTCCCTGGTGGTGCCGATGCTGCCCGAAGCGGGCCAGTTACTGGCCCGCGTCGGCGATATCATCGGCATACTGGCCCTGTTCCTGCCCTGGGGCGCCTGGCTGCTGGCCCGCCGACACCTGGCCGCCCTGACGCACGTCGCCGCCGGGCTCGGCGGCCTCGCCGTGCTGAATATTCTGGGCAAAGCGCTAATCGGCCGTCCACGCCCCGATACGCCCGACTACCTGCTCGGTTCGCTGGCCTACCCCAGCGCCCACGCCTCGTCCGCTGTGGTGTTGTATGGCCTGGCTGCCGCCTTCATCGCCCAGGAACTGCCCTCACAGCGACGCTTCTGGGCCTACTGGCTGGCCATTGCTCTGACCTTGCCCATGGCGCTGTCGCGCCTGGTCGTCGGCGTGCACTGGCTGACCGATCTGATCGGCGGCGGTCTGCTGGGGCTGGTGGTCTGCGCGCTGGTGCGGCTGGTCTGGCAGCGCAGGCCGCACGCCCCGCTCTCACCCTGCCCGTGGCCCTGGCTGTCAGTCGCCTCGCTGGTATTGCTCAGCGCTCGGGTAGCGCTGCTGCCGGCCGTGTGA
- a CDS encoding LysE family translocator has protein sequence MIKLSLLSVFLPTFLFVSLTPGMCMTLSMVLGMTQGVKRTLWMMGGELVGVGLVAAAAGAGVATLMLRQPGLFAVFKWLGGAYLCYLGVMMWRSRGRMAIPLESIELAPATRGQLALQGFVTAVANPKGWAFFVALLPPFLDASRPLAGQLSALIAVILTIEFLSLLLYAAGGRGLRRVLGESGNVRLLNRIAGTLMVGVGLWLAFG, from the coding sequence ATGATCAAACTATCGCTGCTGTCGGTGTTCCTGCCGACCTTTCTGTTCGTCTCGCTGACGCCGGGCATGTGCATGACCCTGTCGATGGTGCTGGGCATGACCCAGGGGGTGAAACGCACGCTGTGGATGATGGGCGGCGAGCTCGTCGGCGTCGGCCTGGTGGCGGCCGCGGCCGGTGCCGGCGTGGCCACTCTGATGCTACGCCAACCCGGACTCTTTGCCGTGTTCAAGTGGCTCGGCGGCGCTTACCTCTGCTATCTGGGGGTAATGATGTGGCGCTCCCGCGGACGCATGGCCATTCCGCTCGAGAGCATCGAGCTGGCACCGGCTACACGTGGCCAACTGGCACTGCAAGGCTTCGTCACCGCGGTGGCCAATCCAAAGGGTTGGGCTTTCTTCGTCGCCCTGTTGCCGCCCTTCCTCGACGCCTCGCGCCCGCTGGCTGGCCAACTGAGCGCGCTGATTGCGGTGATCCTCACCATCGAGTTCCTGAGTTTGCTGTTGTATGCCGCTGGCGGGCGCGGCCTGAGGCGCGTGCTCGGCGAGAGCGGTAACGTAAGGCTGCTCAATCGTATTGCCGGCACGCTGATGGTCGGCGTCGGCCTCTGGCTGGCCTTTGGCTGA
- a CDS encoding flavin prenyltransferase UbiX has protein sequence MAEQTLRQPVTVAITGASGAQYGLRLVEALVLAGHEVWVMVSKAAHLVIETETDVTLPARPERMAQALVERSGAAEGQIRCFGREDWMAPVASGSGAPSAMVICPCSTGTLSAVATGASNNLIERAADVALKERRQLILVPRETPLSAIHLEHMLNLTRMGAVILPAAPGFYHRPATVDDLVDFIVARILNQLGIEHHLLPRWGEQASYPR, from the coding sequence ATGGCTGAGCAGACGCTGCGCCAACCGGTCACGGTTGCGATCACCGGAGCTTCGGGCGCCCAGTACGGCCTGCGCCTGGTCGAGGCGCTGGTGTTGGCTGGCCATGAGGTATGGGTGATGGTCTCCAAGGCCGCCCACCTGGTCATCGAGACCGAAACCGACGTTACACTGCCGGCGAGGCCCGAGCGGATGGCCCAGGCGCTCGTCGAGCGCAGCGGGGCCGCCGAGGGTCAGATTCGTTGCTTCGGGCGCGAGGACTGGATGGCGCCGGTGGCGTCGGGCTCAGGCGCGCCTTCTGCGATGGTGATCTGCCCCTGCTCAACCGGCACGCTCTCGGCAGTGGCTACCGGCGCCAGTAACAACTTGATCGAGCGCGCCGCCGACGTGGCGCTCAAGGAGCGCCGCCAACTGATCCTGGTGCCGCGCGAGACACCGCTGTCGGCCATTCACCTCGAACACATGCTCAACCTGACTCGCATGGGGGCGGTGATCCTGCCGGCTGCGCCTGGCTTCTATCACCGGCCAGCGACGGTCGACGACCTGGTCGACTTCATCGTGGCTCGAATCCTCAACCAGCTTGGTATCGAGCATCACTTGCTGCCGCGCTGGGGGGAGCAAGCGTCGTACCCACGCTGA
- the mpl gene encoding UDP-N-acetylmuramate:L-alanyl-gamma-D-glutamyl-meso-diaminopimelate ligase, with product MHLHILGICGTFMGSLALLARDLGHIVTGSDTGVYPPMSTQLEEAGIGLYEGYGEANLTPRPDLVIVGNALSRGNPEVEALLDQGIPYTSGPQWLAEHVLCGRRVIAVAGTHGKTTTASLAAWLLESAGLEPGFLIGGVPRNFGMSARLGAAGSPFVVEADEYDTAFFDKRSKFVHYRPDIAILGNLEFDHADIFTDLAAIERQFHHLVRTVPGRGRLLVADGEPALDRVLGMGCWTTVERFGDDDASPWRLELERDDASRFRVVHQQGEVNEDAVVDWSLTGTHNARNALAALAAAHACGVDLARGCAALSRFETPRRRQEVRGEVAGIQVIDDFAHHPTAFAATLEGLRAATPRGRLLAVIEPRSNTMRLGTMRARLAASVAAADLAFWYQPPGLDWSLAPVVEASPVPARIEEDIEVLVTALVAEARPLDRIVVMSNGSFGGIHEKLLAALEVAHG from the coding sequence ATGCACCTTCATATTCTCGGTATCTGCGGCACCTTCATGGGTAGTCTGGCCCTGCTGGCGCGCGACCTGGGGCATATCGTCACCGGCTCGGATACGGGCGTTTATCCGCCGATGAGTACCCAGCTCGAAGAGGCCGGCATCGGCCTGTATGAAGGCTATGGCGAGGCCAATCTGACGCCGCGCCCCGATCTTGTGATAGTCGGCAACGCGCTGTCGCGAGGCAATCCCGAGGTCGAGGCGCTACTCGACCAGGGCATCCCCTACACCTCGGGACCGCAATGGCTGGCAGAGCATGTGCTGTGCGGACGCCGGGTCATCGCCGTGGCCGGTACCCATGGCAAGACCACCACGGCGAGCCTGGCCGCCTGGTTGTTGGAGTCGGCCGGGCTCGAACCGGGTTTTCTGATCGGCGGTGTGCCGCGCAACTTCGGTATGTCGGCCCGTCTCGGCGCTGCGGGTTCGCCCTTCGTGGTCGAGGCCGACGAGTACGATACCGCCTTCTTCGACAAGCGCTCCAAGTTCGTCCATTACCGCCCTGATATCGCTATCCTCGGCAACCTGGAGTTCGATCACGCCGACATTTTTACCGATCTTGCTGCTATTGAGCGCCAGTTCCATCATCTGGTGCGTACCGTCCCGGGTCGCGGCCGGCTGCTGGTTGCCGATGGCGAGCCAGCGCTCGACCGCGTACTGGGCATGGGTTGCTGGACGACGGTGGAGCGCTTCGGCGATGACGACGCGAGCCCTTGGCGGCTGGAGCTGGAGCGTGATGACGCCTCGCGCTTCCGGGTAGTGCACCAGCAGGGGGAGGTGAACGAGGACGCCGTGGTCGACTGGTCGCTGACTGGCACCCACAACGCACGCAATGCCTTGGCGGCACTGGCGGCAGCCCACGCCTGCGGCGTCGATCTGGCGCGAGGCTGCGCCGCGCTGTCTCGCTTCGAGACGCCGCGTCGACGTCAGGAGGTGCGCGGTGAGGTTGCCGGGATTCAGGTCATCGACGATTTCGCCCATCATCCCACGGCTTTCGCTGCCACCCTCGAAGGGTTGCGTGCCGCCACGCCGCGCGGACGCCTGCTGGCGGTGATCGAGCCACGTTCCAATACCATGCGCCTGGGGACCATGCGCGCGCGCCTGGCGGCGAGCGTCGCTGCCGCCGACCTGGCTTTTTGGTACCAGCCGCCGGGCCTCGACTGGTCGTTGGCTCCGGTGGTGGAGGCCAGTCCTGTGCCGGCACGGATCGAGGAGGATATAGAAGTCCTGGTAACGGCGCTGGTGGCCGAGGCGCGCCCGCTCGATCGGATAGTGGTGATGTCCAACGGTAGCTTCGGCGGTATCCACGAGAAACTGCTCGCAGCACTTGAGGTGGCTCATGGCTGA
- a CDS encoding 6-phosphofructokinase: protein MAQHNAFYAQSGGVTAVINASACGVIEACHQHSDSIGKVYAGHNGIIGALTEDLIDVSQESVEEIAALRHTPGGAFGSCRYKLKDIESHRAQYERLIEVFKAHDIRYFFYNGGGDSADTCLKVSQLSEKMGYPLTAIHVPKTVDNDLPITDNSPGFGSVAKYIATSTLEASLDIASMCATSTKVFVLEVMGRHAGWIAAAGALAGEGEGQPPHLVIFPEVPFERGKVMARVEECVKKYGYCVIVVSEGARYEDGTFLADSGNTDAFGHRQLGGVAPTLAGMVKQDLGYKYHWAVADYLQRAARHLASRTDVEQAYAVGKQAVELAVAGKNAMMPAIKRVSDEPYEWRIEPAPLAEVANREKFMPREYIREDGFGITNACRRYLSPLIQGEDYPPFENGLPKVANLKLAKAERKLPEFKL, encoded by the coding sequence ATGGCCCAGCATAACGCCTTCTATGCCCAGTCAGGCGGTGTCACCGCCGTGATCAACGCCAGCGCCTGCGGTGTGATCGAAGCCTGCCACCAACACTCCGATAGCATCGGCAAGGTCTATGCCGGACACAACGGCATCATCGGTGCCCTGACCGAAGACCTGATCGACGTGAGCCAGGAGTCGGTCGAAGAGATTGCCGCGCTGCGCCATACGCCCGGCGGCGCCTTCGGCTCCTGCCGCTACAAGCTCAAGGACATCGAGAGTCATCGCGCCCAGTACGAGCGCCTGATCGAAGTCTTCAAGGCCCACGACATTCGCTACTTCTTTTACAACGGCGGCGGCGACAGTGCCGACACCTGCCTCAAGGTCTCTCAGCTCTCCGAGAAGATGGGCTATCCGCTGACCGCGATCCACGTGCCCAAGACCGTGGACAACGACCTGCCGATCACCGACAACTCGCCAGGTTTCGGCAGCGTGGCCAAGTACATCGCCACCTCCACGCTGGAGGCCTCTCTCGATATCGCCTCGATGTGCGCCACCTCGACCAAGGTGTTCGTGCTCGAGGTGATGGGCCGCCATGCCGGCTGGATCGCCGCCGCCGGCGCCCTGGCCGGTGAAGGTGAAGGCCAGCCTCCTCACCTGGTGATCTTTCCCGAGGTACCGTTCGAGCGCGGCAAGGTCATGGCCCGCGTCGAGGAGTGCGTGAAGAAGTACGGCTACTGCGTGATCGTGGTTTCCGAGGGCGCGCGCTACGAGGACGGTACCTTCCTCGCCGATTCAGGCAATACCGACGCCTTCGGCCATCGCCAACTGGGCGGCGTGGCACCGACCCTGGCCGGCATGGTCAAGCAGGACCTCGGCTACAAATACCACTGGGCGGTAGCCGACTACCTGCAGCGGGCAGCACGCCACCTGGCTTCGCGCACCGACGTGGAACAGGCCTATGCCGTGGGCAAGCAGGCAGTGGAGCTGGCCGTCGCCGGCAAGAACGCCATGATGCCGGCCATCAAGCGGGTCAGCGACGAGCCCTACGAATGGCGCATCGAGCCCGCCCCCCTGGCCGAGGTGGCCAATCGCGAGAAGTTCATGCCCCGCGAATACATCCGCGAGGACGGCTTCGGCATCACTAACGCCTGTCGCCGTTACCTGTCGCCGCTGATCCAGGGCGAAGACTACCCGCCATTCGAGAACGGACTGCCCAAGGTGGCAAACCTCAAGCTGGCCAAGGCCGAACGCAAGCTGCCTGAATTCAAGCTCTGA